The following DNA comes from bacterium.
AAATAATCTGCAAATTCCATTCATGATGTTCCGCCTCGGCGCACGCTGCCGAACACGACCGGCGGAATTTCTTCTCGCAATCCACACATACATAAAACCGGGTGTGGCAATCCAGATGCGCGCAGTTGGCAAACCGGTCGGTGATCACTCCGCAATGTTTGCAATGCGTGACAATGGTCGGATTAACCTGGTTGACCGGCACGCCGATACGGTCATCGAAAACATAGCACTTTCCTTCGAACAGATCGCCCTTTACCTGCAAATCTTTGCGGTACGCGTCAATGCCGCCGTACAACTGGAAAACATTTTTGAAGCCTTGTTTCAACATCAGGCCCGACAGCTTTTCACAGCGAATGCCGCCGGTGCAATACGTGAGGATCGGCGTGTCTTTTTTATCGGACAATTCCCGTTCGATCCATTCCGGAAATTCTTTGAATGAGCGGACGTCGGGGCGAATAGCCTTATGAAAATGTCCCATTTCGAATTCGTAATCATTACGGCCGTCGATGACGATCACATCGTTCTGCTGCAGCATCTGATGAAATTCAGCCGGATTCAAATATTGCCCGGTGGTCTTATTGGGATCGATCGTTTCTTCCCAGTCGAGCGTGACGATTTCATGGCGGGGACGAACGAACATTTTTTTGAAAACATGATCGGGGACCGGATCGTGCTTAAACCACATATCGGAAAACCGTTCGTCGGCACGCATCTGC
Coding sequences within:
- a CDS encoding rhodanese-related sulfurtransferase codes for the protein MIEPFPFRVLLYYKYVSISDHEAFAREHLAFCKELGMRGRVIIAPEGINGTVSGTIEQTDRYMAQMRADERFSDMWFKHDPVPDHVFKKMFVRPRHEIVTLDWEETIDPNKTTGQYLNPAEFHQMLQQNDVIVIDGRNDYEFEMGHFHKAIRPDVRSFKEFPEWIERELSDKKDTPILTYCTGGIRCEKLSGLMLKQGFKNVFQLYGGIDAYRKDLQVKGDLFEGKCYVFDDRIGVPVNQVNPTIVTHCKHCGVITDRFANCAHLDCHTRFYVCVDCEKKFRRSCSAACAEAEHHEWNLQII